The sequence below is a genomic window from Salminus brasiliensis chromosome 6, fSalBra1.hap2, whole genome shotgun sequence.
aaaaaaaaaaaaaattataataataaaaaatgcccTCCCTTGTATCTAACTACACAAGACACTCACCTCTTTCTCTGGCCTCTTACTCAGCGGATCTGGAATAGAAAAGCTCAGTTAGCATTTCTTACATCACGTGCGctttcatacatacacaaaagtacacatacacacacactcacacacacaacagattcTCACCCATGCCTCCTTCTTGCTGAAAGTCTTTCAGAGACACTGTGATGCGCTTGTCCTTGCCCTGCTGGTTCttcttcttgtctttcttcCCCCCTCCTTTGGACTTTGGTGACGGTGTTTCCACACTGGCAACatcctgcacacaaacacaccatacTGCTGCCTGAGCAAATACAAATAGCACGACTGATTCAACAGTGGTCTACATGATGTTTTACCAGCAGTGCAGACAAAACTCAATGATTTACCTTTTTCTGCTGCTCAAATTCTAGTTTACTCAGCATTAAGGCCTTTTCCAAATCCGCCTCGTACAACTCGCTGGTCAGCTACATAACCAACAAAGATTTAATCAGAAGTCAAATATGTCCACAGGAGAGAAGACGACGAGAGAGGCCAAACAGACCGACAGAACAAACATTTTCACCTGTTCATCTCTCTGTTTCCACTCCTGCCAATTCTCCTGGGGGGCTGACGGGCGATCCTTGGCTGTAGGCTGCAGCAGATCATTAGCTACACCCTGCAGAGTTAGCGTAGAAGGTGGGGCTGAGGACTTTTGAGGCAGCTTCTTGAAGGCGAGGCTCCTGAGCTGCAGAGGAACACACAAAAATATACATAGGGTAAAGAATCTGTGTAgaattcttattttatttgatataaatgtataaagaTTTTCCCTTTtgctcccaatttggtactgcccaTGTACCCACATTTATAGCTCCCCTAgcacactgatggcaaagcggacATGGCTGGGGATTCAAACTTGTAACTCCCGGGGCCATAGTGGTACCGCATTAGACTGCAGAGCTACTCTGAGCCCCCATCTGTGAgtattttcatttcaaacaGACATGCACCTACAAAAAATGAAGACCAATCTGACTGCATACGTTAGATCATCACTGAcacctctctccatctttcGCTCTCATTCACCTCATTAGTTTCACTTTGCTGCTGCTCCTTCTTCcgtttcttcttctccttcttcttctcagtgttCTGGTTAGTTTTGGCACTGGAAGATTTCCCTGAGCGTGACTTCCCAGCTTCACGGCCCCCTTTAGGCTTGCCCACATCAGAGTCCGAGTCGGAATCAGAGTCCACCTGCAGCAGGGCGAAGCGAGACGCTGTGGTGGGGACTGAGATCATCGTGGATGTCATAGTGTTTTCTGCAAATGGAGATGTCAGAGTTAGGTTAAACCCCATTAAGAAATTTCCATTACAACTTGTCTCGCTAAAGCACTGATCATCTGCATTGCTCTCATTTTTATTCTGGGATGTTTAATGTGGGTAACAAAATGAACGCTCCATTACTACCAACATCAACAGTacccactcactgtccactctattagacaaaAGCATCATCTGTTGCGGCAGTTTGCGTTGGTCACCCTCTCATCTTTCAtctggtgtggtgtggtggcgTCCTGGCTGTGGCAAGGACGCCACCCTACACCAATACAAGTCCTTGAAGTCCTTGACCTCTAATGCTACATTTGCCTTCCTGTGTAACATCTGGATAAGAAGAGTGTCAAATATGTACCTGAACAAATGTGAGATGTGCACGGTCAGttaaaagagcttatcctgcttttgctggggtaactgtctctaccgtccagctgaggctttctactagatcctGGAGCATTGCTCttgtgagtgaggtcaggatgttagacgatcaccaccccacctcatcccaaagtactgggtggagcaccatcatatTATCAtcccagaggacacagttcttccactgctccacagctcaatgctggggggctttatacccctctagtccacgcctggcattagatatGATGCCAGTAGTGTCATGTccatctgctcctgagagtcctgctctactggcagcacttctcttaagggattagacaagctgtgtgtgtgtgtgtgtatgtgtgtgtgtgtgtgtgtgtatttcctcACTCACTAGAAGAGGTCTCCACAAAATGTGGACATACAGCTAGCTAGCGTACCTCACATTTGGGTGTATAGCTAGGTGGCTGAGGATAAAGCTTCCTGTGGTCAACAAATGTGGTCAACAGCAGTTGCTATTGATGTTTCTGTCCTTTAGTGAGTGGAAATCGTCCGAAATACCCAACAATATTAGTAACAATCGCGATTAATGGAAATCTAACCATAAAATGAGCAGGGGCTGGACTGCGGTTAGCTGCCAGCCTCACCGCTGTAAAATCACAGCACTGGAGCAGCGAGCTAACAGGTTACTGCAACCCCGCTGCCGTTAACTTACTCATCAGTGACAAACGTCGTCAAAGTGGACAGAAACAGTCCTAAAACTCCTGCTTTTATCACGTAATGAACCCCGTGCCTCTACTGGAAGTTTCGCCGTTGTGTTTTGTGGGTGCGTTAGCCGTTAGCTGGCACTGTATGGcattgttagctagctagcttcccTGCTAGCTGTGTCACCACTACCCTGCACTCTCCCAGATTCCTCCCTCATCCTAACCCTTCCACGCCGTGCTCCTGCCCCACATCCATCCAGCACGTTTCATAAGCCTGCCATAAGCCAACTAATGAACTTTCAGAGGTTGTAAGTCGAACAAGTGGTAAACTTTCACCTGACCAAAGTCTTGGAACAGCCGCTGATTGTCGCCAAGAGCAGACAGGCTGAAACTGCAAACCCTACGTTGGCCGAATTGGACAAACAAGTAGCGTCCTCAAGAACGCGTTTCGAAATAGCTGTTTTCCTCATGAGCATTATACAACCTTAGATCACTGATATTATTTGATTGGGTGTTTCAAACGTGtgcatacaataaaaaaaatgtaaaaataaaattattatattaaaaatatatatatcaccaCAATTACCTCACCTTTACCCTGATGAGGAGACTCAGGCTTTCCCCAGCATCCCACCTACTCCTCTGTTAGGATCATTTCCTGAAATGATGCTTTTAGAAATTCAAAATATTCTACctaatgttcattaaagcagttgtatctatacatatacattatatacaggCTTTAAGGAAACACAACTTGTCAGAACACCGGATTCACAGAAGTGTCTTAAGGAAAAAATAGAtgtcctttattattattttttattgtttaataaaGTCCCCAGCcccatttaacatttaatttaagacatatatatataaatggcaactttacaggcaAGGGAGAAACTTCCAATGGAgctggtcattttggagcatttctattggtcatgaAATTCTGTAAAGTGCTAGAAATGCCAGATTTTAATTTTGTTGAAAAGTGAAAACCGGTAAAAACAGAGATATAAGGTTTCGAATTTGGGATGTGTTCATGTTATAGGACAAGAAGAACAATGGAATTCATCTTTATAAGAGcataggacttttctcaagaacacatGTATGAAAATTGTTAGGCAGATATTAGTGGATGAGCACCATTATCTTTTGAACCTCTCTGCCCACTTATTCAGCCTGACCTGTTGGAAGACTGACCGCTTGGGTCCCCTGCACCTGCGTCAGACCGGCTGCCACCTACCAGACTGATGACCAGGCTCCCCTGCCACCCGTGCCAGACCAGCTGCCTAATGACCGTGCTCAAATTTTTACGGACTCTAATTATCTGCCGCTATTATTATTGCCACCATCAACTATTATTTTTCTGACCATCTCTACTATGACTATATTAGTTATCTTATATTATGcttatgttgcacacctgagcagtagaacagtcttgtgtggtggtttggtgacttttatcaataattgataaatagttctgatcagaggaggatggatccccctgtgagtcttgggtcctcccaaggtttctttctccagctctgagggaccTTTGCCCTTGCTGTGCTCACTGAGGGTCTTACTGATTCTGTTTTTAGTCTCTGTAAGGCAACTTCCTCTTGtgtcattttcagtgttttttatttaaaacaaatgtaaacactGGAGTGGAATGATGGGCAGACTGAATCGATGATTCCCCCGTAAACCGGGAAGAGCATTCGGTCCTTCATTTCAGTAGTAGATGCAGCGTGTGTGGTGTATGGGGATGTGAGCCATTTCTTTGTGATGCTGTTTGGCATAAGGCCACAGATAGAAGTCGATGAGAGCTGAGTTTATGCTGCAGCTCTTCCCATCTCTCTCCTGCACCAGGTCCCACAGGCGACTCCTGATTCTCTCCACACACCAGATGGAGCAGCCTCGGATTTCCACTTCTCTCCTCTCGCCGGAGCTCAGAACCTCACCTAGAAATGGCAAGAATAAAGAATCAGTACAATCGACAGGCAAGACGAGCTGTCTATGTAGTCCATATCTGAATTGACTCCCTACTCGCATTTAATAGGGAGCACATGGCTTTCATGACCTTAGTAGAGTCTTCTTAGGTGGAATAGAGCCATTAAAATGAACAACTATGGGTAAGAGCATCTCCAAACTGACAAAGCTTATTCAGTGTTCCTAATCAGCAGTGGTGTGTGGTCCACAGAGGGACAGATCATAAACTGAAGACAGGATGCTGGTCGCGCAAAGCTTTATTGACGCACCAAGGCAACAAAGACTATCCTGTCTGGTCTAAACCAACAGAAGGGCTACTGTGGCACAAGTCCCATCAATTTTTAATGATGTTTGCTGGAGGAATGTAGAAGTCAGAGTGCCCCTGTTAACCCCTGTCCATCATTGAAAGCTCCTACAATAGACACACAGCCTCAGAACTGGACCATGGAGCAATGGGAGAAGGTGGCATGGTCCGTTGAGGTCGGTTTATGGTGAAGATGCGCTGGAAACAGTCTAAACAAACTGCGGATCAACCTGCTATAACATTTTGGCgtcagataccacaggccaCCTTCAGAGAATCCTGCCCCATAAAACCTGAATCCAACCTAGACTGATCAACTGAACGTGTTTCAGAGGCCTCAAAGTAGACCAAAAGCACTTTGAGGAAATGGCAAGGATGGTCATTCGTTTTGGGTATAGACCAGTATGAAGATAAGGACCCAACTCACCCTTTTTCAGGGCGTCCATAAGCGCGTCCGAGTAGCGCAGTGCCCCCAGGTAGACGAGGGCCTGCGGTACTCTGTAGTCCGCAAACATGGTCAGATAGTCCAGGTTTGGTATGTCCCCTTCCTGCCTGGCCTCCATAATCCCCCAAAAATCGGCCACCAGGATCTGAGCCCGCTTATAGAAGGAAATCTTCTTGCCCTGGATTATCAGTGTTGATGGCAAGACAAGATGTATGAACACAAAAGATGCAATCAGTCAGTGCAGGTGATTATGAGGATCTGTAGCTAAACTGAAAACATTACCCATCAGTACATCTGTTATAGATCTACTCACTTCCTACAGTAATCTCCAGACTGTCAGTTTCAAGTTTAAAGGCCAGTAAAACCTTCTGATGAAGCTGATATGCACATTTTTGGTGGCAGCTAGCTAATGTTGCTGTTAGAAAGCTAAACTTGCTACGATAGCTGTTTttaaatcattattataatGGAGAGAGTGGATCTGTCCAGAGATGACAGAGACGACTAGTCAGATGAGGAAGGCTAAAGTTTTAAAGTTAACAAAGCAGCTACCTGACCGTCCTGTTAGCTACTTTCCATCAGTGGCTTCTTTTTCTGGTCAAAATGACTAAAACATCTAGCTAGCATTTCGTCTGGAACTGCTATTGTCTGTACAGTCTGGTCTGTTGGATCTTATTAAGCTAGTGGCCCTCTGATTTGGTTATACTGTAAACTACCCGATAGCTCTGGCTTTAGCATTCACCACTAACTAACCGGTGTCTTCAACCAAGAAAAAAGCTTGTATGATAGCTGTGGTAAGACTGAGCCTAATGCTAACTCTAAAGCTAGCTTGCTTGTATTTGTATAACATAAATAATCGTGAATACTGTCAAATCGATAAGGCTGAGCGATAAAATGCTCTATAATAGTAGCTACATTAACTCAGCTTctattgtactgtactgaatAGTTGTATAATGACTAGCATGCTAGCCTGAGGCTCTTACATACGCCAGCTTATGGTTACAGTGATAGATAGGGACACTATGAAGCACAATTCTTGTTTTAAATATTGGATTTATTGAATATGATGTTGAGTGCTTTAATATGTTGAAaatataaacattaatattaacaataatttaataattaataggaaaaatattaataattggtATTAATAAAAGGGGTACACTTATTTAGCATTTTTTCTGTATCGAAAAATGCTGTTATAGTGAATTGATGGCCTACAATTAAATGTTTTGTAAACGTTTTAGGTtgaaagggcccatatcatggaCAAAAAATAtcttgatattttaaaaaaaaagttttatatactttttaaatacttttcaaACATTTCGAAAAGCATCATTCACTTTCTAGTTTTTCATCAACCAAGACTGTGTTATAAATAACATGAACGTATTTACTTACGTTAATCATTCATGTTTTTGcactttaaagcagcaatatgcgaaaactggtatttttgct
It includes:
- the gkap1 gene encoding G kinase-anchoring protein 1 isoform X1, whose product is MTSTMISVPTTASRFALLQVDSDSDSDSDVGKPKGGREAGKSRSGKSSSAKTNQNTEKKKEKKKRKKEQQQSETNELRSLAFKKLPQKSSAPPSTLTLQGVANDLLQPTAKDRPSAPQENWQEWKQRDEQLTSELYEADLEKALMLSKLEFEQQKKDVASVETPSPKSKGGGKKDKKKNQQGKDKRITVSLKDFQQEGGMDPLSKRPEKEEPKPLNPAAREERFFNQLEDDVSRIVQRDKRREQYSSSAGHEVNTSSEQEQDVRTEQLKFELEKKDREIEKMKKTISQWEERYKEVKARNSQLLKMLQQGEMKDKAEILQQVDELLNIKEELTSQVTLLHAALEQERSKVKGLQSEQPKHQTNRKGKKGPEGDS
- the gkap1 gene encoding G kinase-anchoring protein 1 isoform X2; the encoded protein is MTSTMISVPTTASRFALLQVDSDSDSDSDVGKPKGGREAGKSRSGKSSSAKTNQNTEKKKEKKKRKKEQQQSETNELRSLAFKKLPQKSSAPPSTLTLQGVANDLLQPTAKDRPSAPQENWQEWKQRDEQDVASVETPSPKSKGGGKKDKKKNQQGKDKRITVSLKDFQQEGGMDPLSKRPEKEEPKPLNPAAREERFFNQLEDDVSRIVQRDKRREQYSSSAGHEVNTSSEQEQDVRTEQLKFELEKKDREIEKMKKTISQWEERYKEVKARNSQLLKMLQQGEMKDKAEILQQVDELLNIKEELTSQVTLLHAALEQERSKVKGLQSEQPKHQTNRKGKKGPEGDS